GCACGTTGGCCATCGTGAAGAAGCCGTGCATCTGGCCCTCGAACACGCGGGACTGCACGGGGACGCCGGCCCGTTCCAGCGCCTCGGCGTACTCCTGGCCCTCCTGGCGCAGGACGTCGTGCTCGGCCAGCAGGACGACGGCTGGCGGCAGGCCGGAGAGGTCGGCGGCCTTCGACGGGCAGGCGTCGGGGTTCTGCCGCATCGCGTGCTCGGGGGCGTAGAGGTCCCAGAACCAGGCCATCGACTCGCGGTTGAGCATCAGCTGGTTGGCCGGGTCGGTGTAGGAGCCGTTGTCCAGGTCGCAGTCGGTCACCGGGTAGACGAGGACCTGCACCGCGATCTCCGGGCCGCCGGCCGCGCGGGCCTTCTGGGACACGATCGCGGCGAGGTTGCCCCCGGCGCTGTCGCCGGCCACCAGCAGCGGCACCTCGCCGCCGGCGACCTCGGCGCGGTGCGCGGCCACCCACTCCAGTGCGGTGAACGCGTCGTCGGCGGCGGCCGGGTAGGGGTCCTCCGGCGCCATCCGGTAGTCGACGAGGACGACGGCGCAGCCGGTCGCCTGGGCGAGCTTGCGGCCCAGCGTCTCGAACTCCGGCAGCGCGCCGATCACCCAGCCGCCGCCGTGGTAGTAGACGACGACGCCCCGCGGCCGCTCGGTGGGCACCAGCACGCGCAGCGGGATCGACGTCCCGTCCGGCCGCGGCGCCGCGGCGTCCTCGGCGCGGTGCACCTCCGGGCCCGGCCCGTACATCCCGCCCAGCATGGCGGTCAGCCCGCGGGCCTCCTCCGGGGTCATCTCGTGCAGCGGCTTGGTGCCGCTCTCGGCCAGCTGCGTGAGCAGGGCCGTCGTCGCCTCGTCCAGGGCCATGCGCGTGCCTCCAGGGGACCGGGCGGCCGCGTCGCCGCCTGCGGTGACTCAGAGCACACAAAGTAGGTGGACCATGCGCAGGGATACAACCCCCGTCCGGCGCGTCCAGCCGAACCTGCGAAAGATGCGCATGGACTCTTCCGCCGAGGCGACGGGTGTGGCTACGGTCACCCCGCGGGCCCGCTGACGCCTCTCCGGCGACCGACCCGCCCACGACCCCGGGAGCGACGACGCCCCGTGGACCGTCGACACCGAGGAGCGCCGTGAAGACCGTCGGAGCACTGCTGTGGGAGCCCGGGACCCGTTCGGGGTGGAGCGTCGAGGAGATCGAGCTCGACCCGCCCAAGCGCGGCGAGGTGATGGTCAAGCTCACCTCGTCGGGCATCTGCCACAGCGACGACCACCTCGACACCGGCGACATCCCGCTGCCGTGGGCGCCCGTGCTCGGCGGCCACGAGGGTGCCGGCGTCGTCACCGAGGTCGGCCCGGAGGTCACCGACCTGGCCGAGGGCGACCACGTCGTCCTCTCCTTCCTGCCCTCCTGCGGCAAGTGCCGGATGTGCGTGTCCGGCCGCGCGAACATGTGCGTGCTGGGCGCGGGGGTCCTCGCCGGCTACGCGCCCGACGGCACCCACCGCATCCACGCGCGCGGCCAGGGCGTCGGCGCGATGAGCTACCTGGGCACGTTCAGCCCCTACGTCACCGTGCCGGTCGACTCCGCGGTGCGGATCGACCCGTCGATCCCGCTGATGCCCGCGTCGCTGATCGGCTGCGGCGTACCCACCGGCTGGGGCTCGGCGGTCTACGCCGCCGAGATCCAGCTCGGCGACACCGTCGTCGTCCTCGGCACCGGCGGCGTCGGCATGAACGCCGTCCAGGGCGCGGTGCACCGCGGCGCGCGCAACGTCGTCACGGTCGACCCGGTGCCCGTCAAGCGGGAGAAGGCCAAGCAGTTCGGCGCCACCCACTCCGTGGGCTCCTTCGAGGAGGCGCAGAAGCTGATCGAGCAGATGACCAACGGCCAGGGCGCCGACCGGGTGATCATCACCGTCGACGTCGCCCGCGGGGACATCGTCGAGCAGGCCAACCAGCTCACCCGCCGCGGCGGCGTCATCGTGCTGACGGCGGCCGCGCCGGTGCTGCAGCGCGACGTCCAGTTCGACCTGTTCAGCTTCGCGATGTCGGGCAAGCGGCTGCAGGGCTCGCTCTACGGCACGACCAACTCGAAGAACGACATCCCGCTGATCGCCGAGATGTACAAGGCCGGCCAGTTCAAGCTCGACGAGCTGATCACGAAGACCTACAAGCTCGAGGACATCAACGAGGCCTTCGCCGACATGCGCGAGGGCAAGAACATCCGCGGCGTCATCGTCTACGACGACTGAGGCGGCGACGATGACGCTCACGCGGCCCGACAGCCGGGTGGCCGACGTGCTCGACATCCAGCGGGCCACCCACGTCTACGCCCGCGGGCTGGACCGCTTCGACCCGCAGGAGGCCGCCTCGGCCTTCACCGACGACGCCGTCTGGGACGCCACCGCCGTCGGCCTCGAGCGGTTCGAGGGCATCGCGGCGATCCGCGGCTTCTTCGAGCGGGACGCGGCGGCCATCGCCGACCAGTTCCACGTGATCACCAACCACGTCGTCGACCTCGGCGAGGACGGGACGACGGCGACCGGCACCAACTACGTCTTCTCCGAGGGCCACACGAAGAGCGGTGCCGCGTTCAAGGCGATCGCGCTCAACGAGGACACCTACCGGCGCACACCCGAGGGCTGGCGCATCGCCACCCGCCGCATCTCCGCACTCACCCCGCCCGAGCTCGAGGGCTTCGATGCCTGAGCCCGTCACCCACCTGGAAGGACCGGCATGACCGCAGTGGAGGAGCGCGCCGGCACCGGCGTGCGCTCGTTCGACAAGCTCTTCATCGGCGGCCGCTGGGTGCCGCCGGCCACCGACGCGGTGATCGAGGTGGTCAGCCCGATCACCGAGCAGGTCGTGGCCACCGTCCCGCACGCGAGCCCGGCGGACATGGACGCCGCCGTCGCCGCTGCCCGGGAGGCCTTCGACGAGGGGCCCTGGCCCCGGATGGCTCCGGCCGAGCGGGCGGCCGCGCTGCGCCGGGTGGGGGAGGAGGTGGGCCGGCGGATCCCGGAGATGGAGGCGTCCTTCACCGTCGAGATCGGCGCCCCCGCCATGATCAGCAAGGCCTTCCACGCCAACGCCACGGCGATGTGGGACGACGCCGCGACGCTGGCGGCCACCCTGCAGCTCGAGGAGCGTCGGCAGGTCGCCGGCGGCGGCGAGGCGACGATCGTCAAGGAGCCGGTCGGCGTGGCCGCGGTGATCATCCCGTGGAACGGGCCGGTCGCCACCGCGTCGCTGAAGATCGCCCCGGCGCTGGCCGCGGGGTGCACCGTCGTCCTGAAGCCGGCGCCCGAGGGCCCGGTGTCGGTGATGGTCCTGGCCGAGGCGCTGGAGGCCGCGGGCCTGCCCGAGGGCGTCGTGAGCGTGCTGCCCGGCGGGCGCGAGGTCGGCGAGCACCTGGTCAGGCACCCCGACGTCGACAAGGTGTCCTTCACCGGCTCGACGGCGGCCGGCCGGCGGATCATGGCGCTGTGCGCCGAGCGGATCGCCCGCGTGACGCTGGAGCTCGGCGGCAAGTCGGCGGCCATCGTGCTGCCCGACGCCGACCTCGCCGCGGTCGCGCAGACGGTCACCTTCGCCGGCATCGGCAGCTCCGGTCAGGTCTGCGCCGCGCTCACCCGGCTCGTCGTCCCGCGGGACAAGCAGGACGAGGTGGTCGAGCAGGTCAAGGCGATCATGGAGTCGGTGCCGGTCGGTGACCCGCGCGCCGAGGGCACCGTCCTCGGCCCGCTGGCCGCCGAGCGCCAGCGCGAGCGGGTGGAGGGCTACATCGCCACCGGCATCGAGGAGGGCGCGCGCCTGGTCACCGGCGGCGGGCGGCCGCCCGGGCTGGACCGGGGCTACTACGTCCAGCCGACGCTGTTCGCCGACGTGGACAACTCCATGCGCATCGCGCAGGAGGAGATCTTCGGCCCGGTCATCGTGGTGATCCCCTACGACACCGTCGACGACGCCGTCCGCATCGCCAACGACTCCCAGTACGGCCTCTCCGGCGCGGTGTTCACGGCCGACACGGAGACCGGGGAGAAGGTGGCCCGGCGGGTGCGCACCGGCCAGATCTACGTCAACGACTGGGGCATGTGCGTCACCCAGCCCTTCGGGGGCTACAAGCAGTCCGGGCTGGGCCGCGAGGGCGGTCCCGAGGGCATCGCGGGCTTCCTCGAGACCAAGATGATCCAGGGCATCTGAGGAAGGACCCTCCTGCCCCCCACCGCTCGCGGGCTCGCGGCGGGCCCCTGCAGGAGGGCCGCTCCTGCCCCGGCCGCGGCTCCGGTCCCCCAGGGGACCGGAGCCGCTCCGCGTCCGGGGCCGGTGCGGCCGCGGTGTGTGCACGTGCCGCGGACCGCAGGCCCTGGGGACCGCGGTGCGTGCACGTCCCGCGACCGGGCGGCGCGGCCACCCGCGTCCGGCCCGCACCCCCGGCGAGGTGCCCGCCGGACGTGCGAGCCGGCGCCACTCGGGTCTGGACAGCTCGTGTGGCCGTCGTTACAGTCCCGCTAACCCTGCACATGATTACAAGCCTTCGGAGGCACGCCATGGCGGAAGCGGGAACGGCGCGACGGCGCCCGGCCGGTCGCGGAGCACGCGGCGGAGCGGCCCTCGTGCTCGCGCTCGGCCTCGCCGCCTGCACCTCGCCGGGCTCGGGCACCTCCGGCAGCGGGAGCGACGCCGGTGGCGGCAGCGGCGCCGAGGGACTCCCCGACACGCTCCGGATCATGAGCATCCGCGCGCTGACCGGGCCGGTCTCCTTCGCCGGCCTCAACGCGCAGAAGGGCATCGACCTGGCGATCGCGCAGATCGAGGCCGACGGCCTGCTCGGGGAGACGACGATCGAGGTCGACAGCCGGGACAGCGCCAGCAGCCCGCAGGAGGCGGCCAGCTTCGCCAGCCAGGCGATCGCCGACCCGTCCTACGTGGCGATCGTCGGCCCCGAGGCCAGCGCGCAGGCCACCGCGGTCTCGCCGATCGTCGACCAGCAGGGCATGCCCACCGTCTACGTGCAGGCCGGTAGCGAGGGCGTCGTCATCGGCGACTACACCTTCCGCATCACGCCCCCGGCGGCCTCCTACTTCGACCTGGCCGGCGACTACGCCGAGCAGCAGGGCGTCACGACGGCCTCGGTGCTGTTCAACAGCGGCAACCCGACGCTGGTCCAGCTCGGCCAGGAGGTCGTCCCGGAACTGGCCGCCGAGCACGGCTTCGAGGTGCTCAGCACCGGCGGGGTCGAGGCGACCCAGCAGGACTTCACCACCCCGGCGTCCTCGATCGCCGGCGAGGACCCGGACGCGGCCTTCCTCATGGTGCAGGGCCCGCAGTACCCGGTGGCGATCACCCAGCTGCGCCAGGCCGGCTACGACGGCGAGCTGATCGGCATGAGCGCCGCCGGTGCCGGCAACCTGTCCTCGGCCGGGGAGGGCGCGGCCGGCTTCGTGTGGCCGACCAACTTCACCGCGGAGCAGGACGTCGAGAGCACCCGGACGTTCGTCGAGGCCTACCGCGAGGAGTACGACGGCGAGGAGCCCAACAACTACGCCGCCGAGGCCTACGACGCGATGTGGTTCCTCGCGCGCGGCATCGCCGAGGCCGGCAGCACCGACCGCGCCGCGGTCCAGGAGGGCCTGGCCGCCGTCGCCGGCGAGGGCTTCGACGGCGCCCAGGGCGAGATCACCTTCGAGGGCAACGACGCCCGTGTCCCCGGGGTCCTCGTCCGGTGGGACGGCAGCGCCGAGGTCCCGGTCGAGGCCGGGTCCTGACCGCCCGCTGACCCCGCACCGCGCTCCGGTGCCGGCCGGCCGCCGGCACCGGACCGCGAGGGAGGAAACCCATGGCACAGGACGTGCTCAACGCACTGACCCTCGGGTCGCTGTACCTGCTGTTCGCCCTCGGGATGAGCCTGGCCTGGGGGACGATCGGCATCCTCAACTTCGCCCACGGCTCGATCTTCATGTTCGCCGCGTTCACCGCCCACCTGCTCGTGCAGGAGGTGCCGCTGCCGCTCCCGGCGATGCTGGCCGTCGGCGTGCTGGTCGGCGCGGTGCTCTCGCTGCTGGTCCAGGTGCTGGCCTTCGAGCCGATCCAGCGGCGGGCCACCGACCACCGCAAGGCCGAGATGCAGATCCTCGTCGGCGGCATCGGCATCGCGATCATCCCCCTGGCGGTGGCGCAGTACCTCACCCGCAGCGTCCCGTTCGGCTACTCCGCCAGCACGTTCCGGATCAGCACCTACGACTGGGGCTTCGTCCGGGTCAGCAACGTGCAGATCGTGACGCTGGTGGCCGCGTTCGGGCTGGCCGCCGTCATCGGCTGGTGGTTGCGGGCCGCCCGGCCCGGGCTGGCGCTGCGCGCGATCGGCGTCGACGCCGAGGTCGCCTCGATGATGGGCGTCGACCGCCGCCGCCTGGCGCTGCTGACGATGGCCGTCGCCGGCGGCCTGGCCGGGCTGGCCGGCGTCCTGCTCACCTACTACCTGGGCTCGATCGCCCCGGAGACCGGCGACGCGTTCCTGCTCAAGGCCTTCGCCGCGATCATCCTCGGCGGCGTCGGCAGCATCGCCGGCGTGGTCCTCGGGGCACTCGTCCTCGCCGGGATCGAGACGCTGGTCCTGGTCACGACCTCGGGCACCTGGGCGCCGGCCATCGCCTTCGGCGTCATCTTCCTCATGCTCCTCGTCCGGCCGAACGGCCTGCTGGGCCGCCAGGAGGTCCGCCGAACGTGAACGCCTGGTACTTCTCGCACCTGGTCCTCGTCCAGTCCACCTTCATCAGCTTCCTGCTGGCCCTGTCGATCCAGGTGCCGCTGCGCGCGGGGGTGTTCTCCTTCGCCGGCGTCGGCAGCTACGCCATCGGCGCCTACACCGCGGCGATCCTCACCATCCGCGCCCAGCTCGCCCCGGTGCTGGCCATCGGGGCCGGCGTGCTGGTCGCGGCCGCCGCCGGGTACCTCCTGGCCCTGCTGGTGGCCCGGCTCTCCGGCCTCTACCTCGGCATGGCCACCATCTCCTTCGCGCTCTTCCTCGGTGTCCTGGCCACCAACGGCGGCGACCTCACCGGCGGTGCCACCGGGCTCTACGGCGCGATCAGCACGCTGACCACCGGGCACGTGGTCGCGGTGACCGTCGTCGTGGCGCTGCTGCTGGCCGCCGGCGAGCGGGGCGCCTACGGCCGCCGGGTCGACGCCGTCCGGGAGGACCCGCACCTGGCGGTCTCCCTCGGCATCGACGTCACCCGGGTCCGTCGGCGGGTGTTCGTGGTCAGCGGGGCCCTCGGCGCGGCCGCCGGCGGGATGAACAGCCTGCTGCGCACCACCGTCTCGCCCGAGACCGTCGGCTTCCACCTGGTGGTCACCGCGCTGACGATGATCATCGTGGGCGGGGCGCTGTCCTGGGCGGGTGCGGCGATCGGCGCGGTGATCTTCACCTGGCTGCCCAGCGTCCTGCAGGTCGTCGGCGACTGGCAGCTGGTGGTCTACGGCGTGATCGTGGCCGCGGCCGCCGTCTGGGTGCCGGGCGGCCTGCTCGGCCTGGCCCAGGACGGCTGGCACCGACTGCGGACCCGCCACCGGCCGATCCCGGCCGGCGGC
This region of Geodermatophilus bullaregiensis genomic DNA includes:
- a CDS encoding branched-chain amino acid ABC transporter permease, whose product is MAQDVLNALTLGSLYLLFALGMSLAWGTIGILNFAHGSIFMFAAFTAHLLVQEVPLPLPAMLAVGVLVGAVLSLLVQVLAFEPIQRRATDHRKAEMQILVGGIGIAIIPLAVAQYLTRSVPFGYSASTFRISTYDWGFVRVSNVQIVTLVAAFGLAAVIGWWLRAARPGLALRAIGVDAEVASMMGVDRRRLALLTMAVAGGLAGLAGVLLTYYLGSIAPETGDAFLLKAFAAIILGGVGSIAGVVLGALVLAGIETLVLVTTSGTWAPAIAFGVIFLMLLVRPNGLLGRQEVRRT
- a CDS encoding nuclear transport factor 2 family protein; amino-acid sequence: MTLTRPDSRVADVLDIQRATHVYARGLDRFDPQEAASAFTDDAVWDATAVGLERFEGIAAIRGFFERDAAAIADQFHVITNHVVDLGEDGTTATGTNYVFSEGHTKSGAAFKAIALNEDTYRRTPEGWRIATRRISALTPPELEGFDA
- a CDS encoding ABC transporter substrate-binding protein — its product is MLALGLAACTSPGSGTSGSGSDAGGGSGAEGLPDTLRIMSIRALTGPVSFAGLNAQKGIDLAIAQIEADGLLGETTIEVDSRDSASSPQEAASFASQAIADPSYVAIVGPEASAQATAVSPIVDQQGMPTVYVQAGSEGVVIGDYTFRITPPAASYFDLAGDYAEQQGVTTASVLFNSGNPTLVQLGQEVVPELAAEHGFEVLSTGGVEATQQDFTTPASSIAGEDPDAAFLMVQGPQYPVAITQLRQAGYDGELIGMSAAGAGNLSSAGEGAAGFVWPTNFTAEQDVESTRTFVEAYREEYDGEEPNNYAAEAYDAMWFLARGIAEAGSTDRAAVQEGLAAVAGEGFDGAQGEITFEGNDARVPGVLVRWDGSAEVPVEAGS
- a CDS encoding NDMA-dependent alcohol dehydrogenase; protein product: MKTVGALLWEPGTRSGWSVEEIELDPPKRGEVMVKLTSSGICHSDDHLDTGDIPLPWAPVLGGHEGAGVVTEVGPEVTDLAEGDHVVLSFLPSCGKCRMCVSGRANMCVLGAGVLAGYAPDGTHRIHARGQGVGAMSYLGTFSPYVTVPVDSAVRIDPSIPLMPASLIGCGVPTGWGSAVYAAEIQLGDTVVVLGTGGVGMNAVQGAVHRGARNVVTVDPVPVKREKAKQFGATHSVGSFEEAQKLIEQMTNGQGADRVIITVDVARGDIVEQANQLTRRGGVIVLTAAAPVLQRDVQFDLFSFAMSGKRLQGSLYGTTNSKNDIPLIAEMYKAGQFKLDELITKTYKLEDINEAFADMREGKNIRGVIVYDD
- a CDS encoding aldehyde dehydrogenase, translated to MTAVEERAGTGVRSFDKLFIGGRWVPPATDAVIEVVSPITEQVVATVPHASPADMDAAVAAAREAFDEGPWPRMAPAERAAALRRVGEEVGRRIPEMEASFTVEIGAPAMISKAFHANATAMWDDAATLAATLQLEERRQVAGGGEATIVKEPVGVAAVIIPWNGPVATASLKIAPALAAGCTVVLKPAPEGPVSVMVLAEALEAAGLPEGVVSVLPGGREVGEHLVRHPDVDKVSFTGSTAAGRRIMALCAERIARVTLELGGKSAAIVLPDADLAAVAQTVTFAGIGSSGQVCAALTRLVVPRDKQDEVVEQVKAIMESVPVGDPRAEGTVLGPLAAERQRERVEGYIATGIEEGARLVTGGGRPPGLDRGYYVQPTLFADVDNSMRIAQEEIFGPVIVVIPYDTVDDAVRIANDSQYGLSGAVFTADTETGEKVARRVRTGQIYVNDWGMCVTQPFGGYKQSGLGREGGPEGIAGFLETKMIQGI
- a CDS encoding branched-chain amino acid ABC transporter permease, giving the protein MNAWYFSHLVLVQSTFISFLLALSIQVPLRAGVFSFAGVGSYAIGAYTAAILTIRAQLAPVLAIGAGVLVAAAAGYLLALLVARLSGLYLGMATISFALFLGVLATNGGDLTGGATGLYGAISTLTTGHVVAVTVVVALLLAAGERGAYGRRVDAVREDPHLAVSLGIDVTRVRRRVFVVSGALGAAAGGMNSLLRTTVSPETVGFHLVVTALTMIIVGGALSWAGAAIGAVIFTWLPSVLQVVGDWQLVVYGVIVAAAAVWVPGGLLGLAQDGWHRLRTRHRPIPAGGAAAPVAVVAPDPAQELAALGGPAAEARP
- a CDS encoding alpha/beta hydrolase, which translates into the protein MALDEATTALLTQLAESGTKPLHEMTPEEARGLTAMLGGMYGPGPEVHRAEDAAAPRPDGTSIPLRVLVPTERPRGVVVYYHGGGWVIGALPEFETLGRKLAQATGCAVVLVDYRMAPEDPYPAAADDAFTALEWVAAHRAEVAGGEVPLLVAGDSAGGNLAAIVSQKARAAGGPEIAVQVLVYPVTDCDLDNGSYTDPANQLMLNRESMAWFWDLYAPEHAMRQNPDACPSKAADLSGLPPAVVLLAEHDVLRQEGQEYAEALERAGVPVQSRVFEGQMHGFFTMANVLPGSDAGIAYVAEAVDRQLTTQPA